TACTTCAAGGTGAGAACAGATATCAATTGCATTCATTAATTCGAGAGTTTTTTAGATTAAAGTTAGTTAAGTATGAAAGAGGAGATCAAGTTAAGGGAATTATCGGAATGGTTGATCTAGATCCTAACAAAGCTATTCTTCCAGCCAATTTCAGTCGGCTACCCACTGTTAATGATTTTGTTGGGTATCCCGGATGTTATGTAGCCTGCTATTCCCATACTAAAGAGGGGAGTCAGTATTCTGTAGGAGGCAACATTTATGTTATGGGACAAATAAGAGTTGAGGGTCGTTATGAGGGGAGAATTTGTAAACCCAAAGGGTACGAAACGGCTGATATTAGTGCCGAACCAAAATTTAAAGAGCTATGCGCTGAAAAACTACCAGAGGTTTGTCAAGATGATTCCTGTTGGGCTGGTGGTGACACTGGAGGCTTTTTAGGATTATAACTATCCCCTAATGAGCAACTTTGAAGAACTTTCAAAACATGATAATTTGGAAACTTATAAACCTTATATTTTGTTTTTTGGACTAAATTCTTCAAATTTAGAAACAAGCAGTTCCCGATATTTAAGTAAAGTTTCAGTCTCCCAATACAAATCTATTAATACTATTTAACTATTTAACTAAATTTTATGTCTTCAAAAAAATCGACAAGAAGCTTTCGCATTTTAAGCCTTGAAGGGGGCGGCATCATGGGGGCATTTTCAGCCTCAGTATTGGCTACACTGGAAAGTGTAACGAATTGCAGATGTGTTGAGCATTTCGATTTAATTACTGGTACTTCAACAGGGGGCATTATTGCTATTGGGTTAGGATTAGGAATGTCTGCCCAAGAAATTCTTGAATTTTACAAAAATAATGGAGAGCAAATCTTTCCTAATACTGGTTTCACTCGTAAGCTATTCAATTCTGTCCGACATCTTTTTCAACCTAAACACTCTCAAGACAATCTTCGTCAAGCTTTACATGGGGCTTTTCAAGATAGGAAATTTGGAGAATCACAATGCCGTCTTGTCATTCCTACCTATGATGCCATAAGGGGACGGATATTTCTCATGAAAACGGCTCATCACGAGCGTTTTAGATATGATATTAACGCTAAAGCGGTTGATGTTGCTCTAGCGACTTCGGCTGCACCGACTTATTTCTCTGCTGCACCATTTCCCACACATCAAGGAGCAAGCTATGTAGATGGAGGAGTCTGGGCAAATTGTCCTGCTTTAGTCGGTTTAGTAGAAGCTATGCACTTTTTAAATGTTCAACCACAAGAAATTGACATCCTTAATATCGGTACAATCTCTTCTCCCTTTAGTGTTTCGCAAAATGCCCAATCAGGAATTTTTGGATGGGGAAAAGGTTTAATCAACATTTTTATGAATGCTCAAGTTGAATCTTCTCGCGCTATGAGTTCTTTATTAACTAATGATGGTTTTTTCAATATTAATTATAGTGCAGAAGAAGGAATATTTTCGTTAGACGATTCTAGTAAAATTAACTACTTGATCAATCTAGGAAGAGGTAAAGCCGTTGAAAACAACATTTTAGAACCCGTTCAGCAACGTTTTCTAAACAGGCAAAAGGTTGAACCTTTTAGTCCTCTACATTCTGTATGATAGTCACTGTAGAGCTATTATATTTTCTTCCATAGGGCTGGAGTGTTTATTGGATTCCAGTTATCATCGCTCTGGGTAGTATGTGGCTGTATACATTTAAAAAGGTTGTTACTGTACTTTACTATATCACCTTGTTTATAGTCTCTTTCTTCCTTAGACTTATATATTCCACCTAGATACCTGAATATCAATTCCGTGTTCATTAGCCAGCGATCGCTGCTTTTGTATATCCAGTAGTAAAATCGAAAGCACCAGAGTAGGGAAGAAAAATTCTAAAGCTGTTTGAGCAGCTAGTCCCCAATCAGGTTGCGAACTCAGACCGTTTATCCAATATCCCCAAAGCGCCAAAACGAAAGAAATTAAACAAAGAACTAACCACCGATGAACTCCTAATAGAGTGCTTTGTCCAAAACGATGAAGGCTAAATCGATGTTTAACGGTTTTAAACCAGCCTTCAATTTGCCATCGTCTTTTACCCCACCAAACGATAGTGCTGGGTTTAAGTTGACGGGTAGAAATCAAGTATCGTTTCACTTTACGACCATCATCTGTTGTGAAATAGTAATGGGCGATACTGACGGGAAAGGGCAAATCTTTCAAGTAAAGGTGTTGTCCTCCTTTGTGTAATTGAGCTAGACTTCTACCATCAACTAACTTACGAGTTTTAGGCACTCCTACAATGGCATAAAGTTTGAGATGTCGAACAGTGGTGAGGAAAGCTACAGAACCAAAGGCTGAGTCAGCTAAAACCATAATCTTAAAGGTTTTTCTCATCTCTTTTGGTAAGCTTTTCAATAGACGTCGTCCTAATTCAGCGGGAGATGGATGTCCTTTTCCTCTGTACACTCGGTAGTTCCAAGGGATACGCCAATTACCCATAACTAGATACAATACTACAACGAATATAAGACAAGATTAATTCTACAAGATATAGAAAGATCGAGAGATTTAAGTCGTTAAGAGTTTTTCTGGCGATCTTTTCTTATTGGCCATGACTTTCACAGGGTGCGATCGCTTAGAAGAAAAAGTCCCGGTAATCGCGATCGCTCTGTCTGGTATTGTTTATTACTTGCGATCGCTTACTTAGTATAGAATTTTTTTACAGTCACACCATTATACCCTTAATGTAAAAAACCTACCCCTGTGGGGGGCGATTGGGGGGACAAGAGCGTAAAATAGAAGTAGATTTCATTGCTTTCAACAGCTAAACCTAGATGCCTAAAGTAATCCTCAACCAAATTATTAATCAATTAGAAACTCTTGATCTATCCGAACTACAACAGCTAAATCAAGTACTTCAGCAATATTTAGTATCGCCGGAAGCATCAGCTCAAAAAACAAGATTTCACAACGCACTACTTACATCAGGTTTGGTGAAACAAATTAAACAACCCACAACTGCGCCCCAAACACGCCAACTTATCGAGGTACAGGGTGAGGCTGTTTCTGAAACAATTATTAAAGAAAGGCGCTAAATGGCTGTTTACTTTGTTGATAGTAGTGCACCAACAATCACACTCTGCCGCGATTTGGTTTCTTGCATTTAACCAATTGAATTAAGACTACTGATGTACGATAATAGCCTCTCGGCTCAATTCAATGTATTTATATTGCTCGAACAAATCAACAAGCTTAGGTAACTGACTAGCAACAATCTCTTCAAGAAAACTATTTTTGATATTTCCAGTAGTAATGAGAAGTAGCTTATAAGGTCGTTGAATCGTTAAAAAAGAATCGACAAAATCTGAATCTTTGGTAATAACAATCCGCTCTTGTTTAATTGAAATTTCGTTTATCTGATTATCCGAGGTATAGTTCTGCTCAGGTAAATTAAGTGTGTGTATTGTATTATAACCAGAAGCTTGTAAAAATTTGGCCAAACGAATTGGTAGCTGTGCGTCCACTAGAAATTTCATGAAACGATTTTGAAAATGCTTTTAACTTGACTTAGACGAGCAGCAAACAAAAAAACAGCCTGAATGTCTTCGGGTTCTAAATCCTCATAATCAGATAAGATTTCTTCTGATGTCATACCAGAGCTTAACAATTCTAAAATAAATTCAACTGGATATCTCAAGCCTCTAATACAAGGTTTTCCATGACAAATATCAGGATGATGAGTAATACGTTCTAAAAGTTGATTGTTCATTATATTTCTTGTAATAGTTTTAGCACTGAAAATTTTAGGGATTAATTAAGTGATTGTTACTTTATGTATTATTAATTAAATACATTAAAATCATATAAGCTCCTAATAAAATTTAATCTTGTGTCTCACTGTTAAGATATTCGTTGATATCTTCAAGAGAAAGGTCCAAAGCCATAGCTATTTGTTTTGTATTTAAGCCTAGGGCTTGTAAACGTGGTATGGCCTGTTTTCTAGCTAATTGTTCCTGTTGACGCGCTAATTCTATCTCCTGATAACTCGGTAACAATCGTTCTGTCTTGGAGTCATAGAATCTAAGTTTAGAAGAGATTAGGCGCAATTGTAACCCTAAAACTTCTGATTCAAGAAGATAGTCCTGTTCTACTATTGATGCGGCTGTTTTTTCCTGATAGGCTCCACTCACTAAACTATAACCTTTTAGGGGAGGTCTTAAATAATCTCCAGTGGGGTCATATTGGAAATATTCTTGCACTCCTAGACGAGCGTATTTAAGGGGTTTATCTTCTAAATCTTGAGTTTGAGTCGTTTTGGAGGTGATTTCTAAGATAAAATTAGGTAGGTGATTATTTTCTTCCCAAATTTTGTAACTCATTCTGGGATGATTGGGTACACCAAAGATCACAAATACATCTGGTGCTATTACCCCTGAGGGGTTACCTCGTTCATAGTAAATGAAGAGATTGCCAGAAACGTAGACATTGTTATGATTTTGAAAATAAAGTTGCAGTGCTTCTACACTATAAGTTAAATGATCTCTAGCTTGATCGCTTTCGGCCATAGGAGCACCATCACCATCAGGGTAAACTATCGCTGTTTTTAAACGAATTTTAGACATATGTTTATTTTGAAGCAAGTTAAATTACTCATATATTAACCATGGGATTGAAGGATATCCCTGCGCCAAATCCTACCGTTATGACTATCTAAAAAAGGTGGAAGTTGAGAATTTTCAATTAACTCTAGGGTATTCATATTATAAGTAGTGTAGGTGGTTAACTCAGAAGAATTAAAATTAATATCAATGAGGGTAATCGTTTTGACTGGAGGTAAATTCCCACTAATTAAAGATCGCGGTCCTGAACCGATCGCCCCAGAGTGTAGTAGCTGTAAAGTACCTTTGTGAGCGGGGTAGTAAGCGTGCTGATGACCACTGATATAGGTATGAACGCGGTATTGTTCGAGCAAAGCTCTGAGAAATTCAGCATTAGCCATGACTTCCCCAGGGCGATCGCGACCCACTGCAA
This DNA window, taken from Gloeocapsa sp. PCC 73106, encodes the following:
- a CDS encoding CBASS cGAMP-activated phospholipase; the protein is MSSKKSTRSFRILSLEGGGIMGAFSASVLATLESVTNCRCVEHFDLITGTSTGGIIAIGLGLGMSAQEILEFYKNNGEQIFPNTGFTRKLFNSVRHLFQPKHSQDNLRQALHGAFQDRKFGESQCRLVIPTYDAIRGRIFLMKTAHHERFRYDINAKAVDVALATSAAPTYFSAAPFPTHQGASYVDGGVWANCPALVGLVEAMHFLNVQPQEIDILNIGTISSPFSVSQNAQSGIFGWGKGLINIFMNAQVESSRAMSSLLTNDGFFNINYSAEEGIFSLDDSSKINYLINLGRGKAVENNILEPVQQRFLNRQKVEPFSPLHSV
- a CDS encoding carbohydrate-binding protein — encoded protein: MNTELIFRYLGGIYKSKEERDYKQGDIVKYSNNLFKCIQPHTTQSDDNWNPINTPALWKKI
- a CDS encoding transposase, which codes for MGNWRIPWNYRVYRGKGHPSPAELGRRLLKSLPKEMRKTFKIMVLADSAFGSVAFLTTVRHLKLYAIVGVPKTRKLVDGRSLAQLHKGGQHLYLKDLPFPVSIAHYYFTTDDGRKVKRYLISTRQLKPSTIVWWGKRRWQIEGWFKTVKHRFSLHRFGQSTLLGVHRWLVLCLISFVLALWGYWINGLSSQPDWGLAAQTALEFFFPTLVLSILLLDIQKQRSLANEHGIDIQVSRWNI
- a CDS encoding DUF5615 family PIN-like protein, yielding MKFLVDAQLPIRLAKFLQASGYNTIHTLNLPEQNYTSDNQINEISIKQERIVITKDSDFVDSFLTIQRPYKLLLITTGNIKNSFLEEIVASQLPKLVDLFEQYKYIELSREAIIVHQ
- a CDS encoding DUF433 domain-containing protein is translated as MNNQLLERITHHPDICHGKPCIRGLRYPVEFILELLSSGMTSEEILSDYEDLEPEDIQAVFLFAARLSQVKSIFKIVS
- a CDS encoding Uma2 family endonuclease — encoded protein: MSKIRLKTAIVYPDGDGAPMAESDQARDHLTYSVEALQLYFQNHNNVYVSGNLFIYYERGNPSGVIAPDVFVIFGVPNHPRMSYKIWEENNHLPNFILEITSKTTQTQDLEDKPLKYARLGVQEYFQYDPTGDYLRPPLKGYSLVSGAYQEKTAASIVEQDYLLESEVLGLQLRLISSKLRFYDSKTERLLPSYQEIELARQQEQLARKQAIPRLQALGLNTKQIAMALDLSLEDINEYLNSETQD